A single window of Candidatus Planktophila sp. DNA harbors:
- a CDS encoding polyribonucleotide nucleotidyltransferase, producing the protein MEGQEVQSAVAVIDNGKFGKREIRFETGRLARQAAGAAAVFLDDQTMIFSATTASKTPKDQFDFFPLTVDVEEKMYAVGRIPGSFFRREGRPSEDAILTCRLIDRPLRPSFVKGLRNEVQIVVTVMALDPDHMYDVIAINAASMSTQLAGLPFSGPIGGVRVALIDGQWVAFPNHSQVANAVFDMVVAGRISDGDVAIMMVEAEATTRTIELIAGGAPTPNEEVVAQGLDAAKPFIKILCDAQAKLAKVAAKPTAEFPVFLDYQDDVFAAVEAAAGSDLAKALTISGKQERETKIDEISASTKESVGAAFVGREKEVPAAFRSLTKKLVRQRVLRDKIRIDGRGLRDIRALSAEVEVIPRVHGSAIFERGETQILGITTLNMLKMEQQLDTLNPENHKRYMHNYNFPPYSTGETGRVGTPKRREIGHGALAERALIPVLPTREEFPYAIRQVSEALGSNGSTSMGSVCASTLALYNAGVPLRAPVAGIAMGLISDTVDGKVEYVALTDILGAEDAFGDMDFKVAGTKDFVTALQLDTKLDGIPASVLAGALLQAKEARLAILDVMNEAIDGPDEMSPFAPRIISVKIPVDQIGAVIGPKGKIINQIQDETGADISIEDDGTIYIGAVDGPSAEAARAQINAIANPQMPEVGERYLGTVVKMAAFGAFISLMPGKDGLLHVSQIRKMHGGKRIENLEEVMKVGDKIQVEIGEIDPKGKLSLVPVFEDGTPGAAQ; encoded by the coding sequence ATGGAGGGTCAAGAGGTTCAATCAGCCGTTGCAGTAATTGATAACGGAAAGTTCGGAAAACGAGAGATTCGTTTTGAAACAGGTCGCCTAGCGCGCCAAGCAGCGGGAGCTGCAGCAGTATTTCTAGATGATCAGACAATGATCTTCTCGGCAACAACTGCATCAAAGACACCAAAGGATCAATTTGATTTCTTTCCTTTAACAGTTGATGTTGAAGAGAAGATGTATGCAGTTGGTCGTATTCCAGGATCGTTCTTTCGTCGTGAAGGCCGTCCATCAGAGGATGCGATTCTTACCTGCCGTTTAATCGATCGTCCATTACGTCCATCATTTGTTAAGGGACTTCGCAATGAAGTTCAGATCGTTGTGACTGTTATGGCACTCGATCCTGATCATATGTATGACGTTATTGCTATTAACGCTGCATCGATGTCAACACAACTTGCAGGTCTGCCTTTCTCAGGTCCAATCGGTGGCGTACGCGTTGCTTTGATTGATGGCCAGTGGGTTGCATTCCCTAACCACTCACAGGTTGCAAACGCAGTCTTTGACATGGTTGTTGCCGGGCGCATCAGCGATGGCGATGTTGCGATCATGATGGTTGAAGCGGAAGCGACAACAAGGACGATCGAGCTCATTGCAGGTGGAGCGCCAACACCTAATGAAGAAGTAGTTGCACAGGGGTTAGATGCTGCAAAGCCATTTATCAAGATTCTCTGTGATGCACAGGCCAAACTTGCAAAGGTGGCTGCAAAGCCAACTGCTGAGTTCCCAGTATTCCTTGATTACCAAGATGATGTCTTTGCCGCCGTTGAAGCTGCAGCTGGATCAGATCTTGCTAAGGCACTTACTATTTCAGGTAAGCAAGAGCGCGAAACAAAGATCGATGAGATTAGCGCATCTACGAAAGAAAGCGTTGGAGCAGCCTTTGTTGGTCGTGAAAAGGAAGTTCCAGCGGCTTTCCGTTCGCTAACAAAGAAGCTTGTTCGTCAACGCGTTCTTCGCGACAAGATTCGCATCGATGGTCGCGGACTTCGCGATATTCGTGCGCTCTCAGCTGAGGTCGAAGTTATTCCTCGCGTTCACGGTTCAGCAATATTTGAACGTGGCGAGACACAGATTCTTGGAATCACAACGCTTAATATGCTCAAAATGGAGCAGCAGTTAGATACATTGAATCCAGAAAACCACAAGCGTTACATGCACAACTACAACTTCCCACCATATTCAACTGGTGAGACTGGTCGTGTTGGCACTCCTAAGCGCCGCGAAATCGGACACGGAGCACTCGCAGAGCGCGCATTGATTCCAGTTCTTCCAACACGTGAAGAGTTCCCTTACGCAATCCGTCAGGTCTCTGAAGCTCTTGGTTCAAATGGTTCAACATCGATGGGCTCGGTCTGTGCATCAACACTTGCTTTGTATAACGCAGGTGTTCCATTGCGCGCACCAGTTGCAGGTATTGCAATGGGTCTAATCTCTGATACCGTCGATGGGAAAGTTGAGTACGTTGCCCTGACCGATATTCTCGGAGCAGAAGATGCATTCGGTGATATGGACTTCAAAGTTGCCGGAACTAAAGACTTTGTTACTGCTTTGCAGTTAGATACTAAGCTCGATGGAATTCCAGCATCAGTTCTTGCCGGTGCACTTCTTCAAGCTAAAGAGGCACGACTTGCAATCCTTGATGTAATGAATGAAGCAATCGATGGCCCAGATGAGATGAGCCCGTTTGCTCCACGTATTATCTCAGTCAAGATTCCAGTTGATCAGATCGGTGCAGTAATCGGACCTAAGGGCAAGATTATTAATCAGATTCAAGATGAAACTGGCGCAGATATCTCTATAGAAGATGATGGAACGATTTACATCGGCGCAGTAGATGGCCCATCGGCCGAAGCTGCACGTGCACAGATTAATGCGATTGCTAACCCACAGATGCCAGAAGTTGGCGAGCGTTACTTAGGTACGGTCGTAAAGATGGCCGCCTTTGGTGCCTTCATCTCATTGATGCCAGGCAAAGATGGTCTCCTGCATGTATCCCAGATTCGCAAGATGCATGGTGGAAAGCGCATTGAAAATTTGGAAGAGGTCATGAAGGTTGGCGACAAGATTCAAGTTGAAATTGGCGAGATTGATCCAAAGGGCAAATTATCTTTGGTCCCAGTCTTTGAAGATGGAACTCCGGGCGCTGCGCAATAA
- the truB gene encoding tRNA pseudouridine(55) synthase TruB: MVVDKEPGMTSHDVVAVARRALGTKKVGHAGTLDPMATGILVLGFNNGTRLLQYITDGDKTYQATVVLGIATVSDDADGQIISRSDVSQITDFQIEVELAKMRGVIMQRPSSVSAVKVDGERAYDRVRAGEIVELTSRQVTISQLDILVIRHLEATIEIDIEVTCSAGTYIRAIARDCGIALNVGGHLSSLRRSRVAGFTLEGAASLEQLKRGEFRTLALADVARTVFVVRELALDERQELSFGRPLSANPTDEIYAAMSGNNDLIALLANKDGLAKPIAVFAAAN, from the coding sequence CTGGTTGTAGATAAAGAGCCAGGAATGACAAGTCATGACGTTGTTGCCGTGGCCCGCCGTGCACTGGGGACAAAAAAAGTTGGCCATGCCGGCACATTGGATCCAATGGCGACAGGCATTTTGGTACTTGGTTTTAACAATGGAACTCGTTTATTGCAGTACATCACCGATGGAGATAAGACGTATCAAGCAACAGTAGTTCTAGGCATCGCAACAGTGAGTGATGATGCAGATGGCCAAATTATTTCTCGCAGTGATGTCTCGCAGATTACTGATTTCCAGATTGAAGTTGAGCTAGCAAAAATGCGCGGGGTCATCATGCAGCGTCCTAGTTCGGTTTCAGCGGTAAAAGTCGATGGTGAACGAGCATACGATCGCGTTCGGGCAGGTGAAATCGTCGAACTTACATCGCGCCAAGTCACGATCTCCCAACTCGATATTCTGGTTATTCGTCATTTAGAAGCGACAATTGAAATCGATATCGAAGTGACATGTTCTGCCGGAACTTACATCCGTGCGATTGCTCGAGATTGCGGGATTGCGTTGAACGTTGGTGGGCATTTATCATCACTTCGCCGAAGCAGAGTTGCTGGATTTACACTTGAAGGTGCGGCTTCATTGGAGCAGTTAAAGCGTGGTGAGTTCAGGACACTTGCTCTGGCTGACGTTGCACGTACAGTTTTTGTAGTTCGAGAGTTAGCGTTAGATGAGCGGCAAGAGCTCTCATTCGGTCGTCCATTATCGGCTAATCCAACGGATGAAATTTATGCCGCCATGAGCGGCAACAATGATTTGATTGCACTGCTGGCCAATAAAGATGGTTTAGCTAAACCAATTGCAGTGTTCGCGGCAGCGAATTAA
- the rpsO gene encoding 30S ribosomal protein S15 codes for MALKPDATAAIVAQYGSTPTDTGSPETQVALLSKRIEEITTHLKTNPHDHHNRRGLLLLVGRRRRILQYLAKTDINRYRAIIEKLGIRR; via the coding sequence ATGGCACTAAAACCAGATGCAACAGCAGCAATCGTCGCACAGTACGGCTCGACTCCTACTGATACGGGAAGTCCTGAGACCCAGGTCGCTTTGCTATCCAAGCGCATTGAAGAGATCACCACACACCTAAAGACCAACCCACATGACCACCACAACCGTCGTGGCCTTTTGTTATTAGTTGGACGTCGACGTCGAATTCTTCAGTATCTCGCAAAGACAGATATCAATCGCTACCGTGCGATTATCGAAAAGCTCGGTATTCGCCGCTAA
- a CDS encoding acetyl-CoA C-acetyltransferase, translating to MKTSVIVAGARTPIGRFNGALKNLSATDLGGLAIKAAIERAGIAPDQVQYLIMGQVLQAGAGQGPARQAAIKAGIPLDVPSIVINKLCLSGLNAIALADQLIRANEYDVIVAGGMESMSNAPHLLMNSRTGFKLGDAILNDSMIFDGLFCSIDQMGVGEATEKYNSRYTLTRQMQDEFAYQSHFRAAKAQSEGIFKDEIVPVEIIDRKGNITLFTSDEGVRPEVSLETLAALKPVFSHGGTITAGSSSQISDGAAAVVVMSKEKAIELGIDWLCEIGAQGMVAGPDAALHEQPSNAIKEAARKEGIGIKQFDFIEINEAFAAIGIASADALGLDLSAVNIHGGAIAVGHPLGMSGARLALHIALQLKKKGSGYGVAALCGGGGQGDALILKR from the coding sequence ATGAAAACTTCAGTAATCGTGGCTGGCGCACGGACTCCGATTGGCCGATTTAATGGTGCACTAAAGAACCTAAGCGCAACCGACTTGGGTGGACTGGCAATAAAAGCTGCGATAGAGCGCGCAGGTATTGCACCAGATCAAGTTCAATATCTGATTATGGGACAGGTACTACAGGCAGGAGCGGGACAGGGTCCAGCACGCCAAGCGGCAATAAAAGCCGGCATACCTTTGGATGTTCCTTCAATAGTAATTAATAAGCTCTGCCTCTCTGGGTTAAATGCAATTGCGCTGGCCGATCAACTCATTCGTGCAAACGAATATGACGTAATCGTTGCAGGTGGCATGGAATCAATGAGCAATGCACCGCATTTATTAATGAACTCCCGTACAGGTTTCAAACTTGGTGATGCCATTTTGAATGATTCAATGATCTTTGATGGGCTTTTCTGTAGTATCGATCAAATGGGCGTGGGTGAGGCCACTGAGAAATATAATTCACGATATACATTGACCCGGCAAATGCAAGATGAATTTGCTTATCAATCTCATTTTCGCGCCGCGAAGGCGCAATCCGAGGGCATCTTTAAAGATGAAATAGTTCCAGTAGAGATCATTGATCGAAAGGGAAATATCACTCTTTTCACTTCCGATGAGGGAGTTCGTCCAGAGGTTTCGCTGGAAACACTTGCAGCACTCAAACCAGTTTTTTCGCATGGGGGAACTATCACTGCAGGGTCGTCTTCGCAGATTTCAGATGGTGCAGCAGCAGTTGTTGTAATGTCGAAGGAAAAAGCCATCGAACTTGGAATCGATTGGCTCTGCGAAATTGGTGCGCAGGGAATGGTGGCCGGACCAGATGCCGCACTTCACGAGCAGCCTTCAAATGCAATTAAAGAGGCGGCAAGAAAAGAAGGGATAGGGATAAAGCAATTTGATTTTATTGAAATTAATGAAGCATTTGCGGCCATTGGAATTGCCTCAGCGGATGCGTTAGGCCTCGACCTTTCTGCAGTAAACATTCACGGAGGTGCCATTGCAGTCGGACATCCTCTAGGTATGTCAGGGGCCAGACTGGCTTTACATATCGCTCTGCAACTTAAGAAAAAGGGCAGTGGGTACGGGGTTGCTGCCCTCTGTGGCGGCGGTGGCCAAGGAGATGCGCTAATTTTGAAGCGTTAG
- the nusA gene encoding transcription termination factor NusA, which produces MHVEMSALVALTTEKEIPLEQLIQAIEIGVLTAYNQTEEAKRHARAHLDRETGEISILIAQFNELGERIGEEPDVPDGFSRVATSTARQIIKLKMRETNDASIVVEFTGNVGDVISGVVQQGRDPKMINVNLGRTEGRIPPQEQVPGEVYNHGDRIKCFVVEVKQGLKGPEIMLSRSHPALVKQLFAFEVPEINDRIVEIMAVAREAGHRTKVAVKSHRAGVSPKGSLIGPMGSRARAVMDELHGEKIDIVDWSEDPAVFVAHALAPAKVVSVEITDLAGRCARVVVPDYQLSLAIGKDGQNARLAARLTGWRIDIHPDNPIM; this is translated from the coding sequence ATGCATGTCGAGATGAGTGCATTAGTTGCGCTTACAACAGAAAAAGAGATTCCGCTTGAGCAGTTAATTCAAGCTATTGAAATTGGAGTACTCACTGCTTACAACCAGACCGAAGAGGCTAAGCGACATGCACGCGCCCACTTAGATCGTGAAACTGGAGAGATCTCAATATTAATTGCGCAGTTCAATGAGCTTGGGGAGAGAATTGGCGAGGAACCAGATGTTCCGGATGGTTTTTCACGAGTTGCAACTTCGACGGCCCGTCAAATTATTAAGCTAAAAATGCGCGAAACAAATGATGCATCCATTGTTGTGGAGTTCACGGGAAATGTTGGCGATGTAATCTCGGGTGTGGTTCAGCAAGGTCGCGATCCAAAGATGATTAACGTTAATTTAGGTCGCACTGAGGGTCGCATTCCTCCTCAAGAACAAGTTCCGGGGGAGGTTTATAACCATGGTGATCGCATAAAATGTTTTGTAGTTGAGGTTAAACAGGGATTGAAAGGCCCTGAGATTATGTTGTCTCGATCTCACCCGGCGTTAGTGAAACAGCTTTTTGCATTTGAAGTCCCTGAGATTAACGATCGCATCGTTGAGATTATGGCCGTTGCACGCGAGGCAGGGCATCGCACGAAAGTCGCCGTAAAATCTCACCGCGCGGGAGTAAGCCCTAAAGGATCTTTAATCGGACCCATGGGCTCTCGTGCCCGAGCTGTCATGGATGAGCTTCATGGCGAAAAAATAGATATCGTCGACTGGTCAGAGGATCCAGCGGTATTTGTCGCTCACGCTCTTGCCCCGGCAAAGGTGGTTTCAGTTGAAATTACCGACTTGGCTGGACGATGCGCCAGAGTTGTTGTTCCGGACTACCAATTATCCCTGGCAATTGGAAAAGATGGACAGAATGCACGCTTAGCCGCCCGATTAACAGGCTGGCGAATCGATATTCATCCCGATAATCCCATTATGTAA
- the rimP gene encoding ribosome maturation factor RimP has protein sequence MSLQESLTELLTPAVENAGFFLEQVLISKPGNHQILTCVIDGAKPLNLDEVTIVSRLISDLLDETELIDGAFTLEVTSPGVDRPLTQRRHWEKNVSRLISMVMHDGSLLTGRLTELRDVDAVFIENIKGRMKTHIIALADIKKAHVEVEFSRKDDN, from the coding sequence ATGTCGCTTCAGGAATCACTTACTGAATTACTCACACCTGCTGTAGAAAACGCGGGATTCTTCCTTGAGCAAGTTCTTATTTCAAAACCTGGCAATCATCAAATCCTCACCTGTGTCATCGATGGAGCCAAACCACTCAATCTTGATGAGGTAACAATTGTCTCTCGACTAATATCTGATCTTTTAGATGAAACTGAGCTCATTGATGGGGCATTCACTCTCGAAGTAACCTCTCCTGGTGTTGATCGCCCACTAACGCAGCGCCGCCACTGGGAAAAGAACGTCTCTCGGCTTATATCAATGGTGATGCATGACGGTTCGTTGTTGACTGGGCGCCTTACCGAACTTCGCGATGTTGATGCTGTTTTTATTGAAAACATCAAGGGTCGCATGAAAACCCACATAATTGCACTTGCCGATATAAAGAAGGCTCACGTTGAAGTTGAATTTAGCCGCAAGGATGATAATTAA
- a CDS encoding bifunctional riboflavin kinase/FAD synthetase: protein MSVVVIGVFDGVHKGHQDVLNRAKAIAGDEKIIALTFDPHPVSVFAPERAPTLLTILTDRIELLKIHNADQVAVMKFTPEFASMVPEDFVNKILVQQLHATTVVVGKNFTYGHKAAGNIETLKAHSEFETIVLDLAPDDGEVVSSTRIRKLIVEGNVEKARELLTRPHRLDGIVVHGEKRGREIGYPTANLGDLEHQTIPADGVYAGWLTVGIDRWPAAISIGTNPTFAGIRGRQVEAYALDQVGLDLYTKAATIEFGWRLRDTLTFDGLEPLLVQMAKDCAKARELTEL, encoded by the coding sequence ATGAGCGTTGTCGTAATCGGAGTATTTGACGGAGTCCATAAGGGACATCAAGATGTGCTCAATCGCGCTAAGGCAATTGCAGGGGACGAAAAAATAATAGCTCTTACTTTTGATCCCCATCCAGTCAGCGTTTTTGCACCAGAACGGGCACCAACGTTGTTAACAATTCTCACCGACCGGATAGAGCTTTTAAAGATTCACAATGCCGATCAAGTTGCGGTTATGAAGTTCACGCCAGAGTTTGCCTCAATGGTTCCAGAGGATTTTGTTAATAAAATCCTTGTTCAGCAGTTACATGCAACTACCGTTGTTGTCGGAAAAAACTTTACGTACGGTCATAAAGCTGCCGGAAATATTGAGACATTGAAGGCTCACTCGGAGTTTGAGACTATCGTTTTAGATTTAGCACCGGATGATGGAGAAGTTGTCTCTTCTACTCGCATCAGAAAACTCATCGTTGAAGGAAATGTTGAAAAAGCTCGCGAACTTCTAACTCGCCCACACCGCTTAGATGGGATCGTTGTCCACGGTGAAAAGCGCGGCCGTGAAATTGGATATCCGACGGCAAATCTGGGCGATCTTGAGCACCAAACAATTCCAGCCGATGGAGTGTATGCAGGCTGGTTAACCGTTGGGATAGATCGCTGGCCCGCAGCGATTTCAATCGGCACTAATCCAACTTTTGCCGGTATTCGTGGGCGTCAAGTCGAGGCCTATGCTCTGGATCAAGTGGGATTAGATCTCTATACAAAGGCGGCCACGATTGAGTTCGGTTGGCGCCTTCGAGATACGTTGACCTTTGATGGGCTTGAGCCCTTGCTCGTTCAAATGGCCAAAGACTGCGCGAAGGCCCGCGAGTTAACCGAGCTCTAA
- the rbfA gene encoding 30S ribosome-binding factor RbfA — MNPSHRTLKVADRIKVVVAQLLETKIKDPRLGFVTVTDARVTGDLQMASVFYTVLGDDDARASTAAALESAKGAIRSALGRELGLRITPSIEFFEDGLPESAKALDSLLARVHEQDAEVAALRKNATYAGGEDPYKAPRIIESE, encoded by the coding sequence ATGAACCCATCACACCGTACATTAAAAGTTGCCGACCGCATCAAAGTGGTAGTGGCACAACTGCTCGAAACTAAGATTAAAGATCCACGTCTTGGCTTTGTCACTGTCACTGATGCGCGAGTCACTGGTGATTTACAAATGGCCTCGGTTTTTTATACAGTTCTAGGCGATGATGATGCCCGAGCATCAACTGCGGCAGCGTTAGAGAGTGCAAAGGGCGCGATTCGTTCGGCCTTGGGCCGCGAACTGGGTCTGCGAATTACTCCATCCATTGAGTTCTTTGAAGATGGCCTTCCGGAGAGCGCTAAAGCCCTTGATTCCCTGCTTGCTCGTGTTCATGAACAAGATGCCGAAGTTGCTGCCCTGCGTAAAAACGCAACGTATGCCGGGGGAGAAGATCCTTATAAAGCTCCACGCATAATCGAGTCGGAGTAA
- the infB gene encoding translation initiation factor IF-2 encodes MSKVRVHELAKQLGMESKEVLAKLQDMGEFVKSASSTVEAPVVRKLVEMFPDAKPLDEKKPVKKAAAKKTAAKPKDEVSAEQAAELAAELGVDLAAIKAEAARAELHKAELHAKAEAVRALEDVPAVDLPKPAPRPGNNPFSSGISAVPRPPRPGNNPFSTGGAVPRPPQRPMGAPRPGMAGARPGSVRPGFAARPPGQRPPAGAGFPPRTGSAPSTGTPYKSNGPAGAPTTGAPTRPGGGRPPQRGGAGGAFGKNASKKSGRKTKSRKALRDEFDNMQAPQLGGAVIPHGDGKTPIRMRRGSSLADFADKIGADPAALVSALFHLGEMVTATQSVDADTFEILGVQLGYVIQIVSPEDEDRELLQGFDIDLADELAELDPEMLVARPPVVTVMGHVDHGKTSLLDAIRKSEVMKSEAGGITQHIGAYQIHHDHNGTNRAITFIDTPGHEAFTAMRARGAKVTDIAVLVVAADDGIMPQTIEALNHAQAADVPIVVAVNKMDKEGANADKVRQQLTEYNLIAEEYGGETIFVNVSAKSGLGVDALIESILLTADAAIDLRAIAEDSARGVAIEAHLDRGRGPVTTVLVQRGTLKIGDAIVAGGAFGRVRAMLDENGDNVLTAGPSRPVQVLGFTSVPSAGDTFLVADEDRTARQIAEKRQAAERNAQLAKARKKVSLEDFMEQSKVSTLNLILKGDVSGSVEALEEALMALDVGDEVDLRVIHRGVGAITKSDITLASASTAVVIGFNVKPEPQTAIFADQEGVEVRFYSVIYQAIDDVELSLKGLLKPIYEEFVVGNAEVREIFKSSKAGNIAGSIVKDGIIRRNAKARILRGDKVLVDDLTIDSLKRFKDDATEVKEGFECGIGLGNMKEIAVGDMIQVFEMREKKRV; translated from the coding sequence GTGTCAAAGGTCCGTGTACACGAGTTAGCAAAACAACTCGGTATGGAGAGCAAGGAAGTTCTTGCAAAACTCCAAGATATGGGAGAGTTTGTAAAATCAGCATCATCGACGGTAGAAGCACCAGTTGTGCGAAAACTTGTCGAAATGTTTCCCGATGCTAAACCACTTGATGAAAAAAAGCCGGTAAAGAAAGCTGCCGCGAAAAAAACTGCAGCTAAACCAAAGGATGAAGTCAGTGCTGAACAGGCAGCTGAGTTAGCCGCTGAACTCGGCGTCGATTTGGCGGCGATAAAAGCTGAAGCAGCGCGTGCCGAACTACATAAGGCCGAACTTCATGCAAAGGCCGAGGCAGTGCGCGCTCTAGAGGATGTCCCGGCAGTTGATCTACCAAAGCCAGCGCCACGTCCAGGAAATAATCCATTCTCATCTGGCATTTCTGCAGTGCCGCGTCCACCGCGTCCAGGTAACAATCCATTTTCAACTGGAGGCGCAGTTCCACGTCCACCACAACGCCCAATGGGAGCGCCCCGTCCAGGCATGGCAGGTGCGCGTCCAGGTTCAGTACGCCCCGGTTTTGCTGCTCGTCCACCAGGTCAACGTCCACCGGCAGGTGCGGGTTTTCCACCACGTACAGGTAGTGCACCATCTACTGGAACTCCTTATAAGAGCAATGGTCCTGCAGGTGCGCCGACAACTGGCGCTCCAACTCGTCCAGGTGGCGGTCGTCCACCTCAACGAGGCGGTGCAGGTGGAGCATTTGGTAAAAATGCAAGCAAGAAATCAGGTCGCAAAACTAAGTCACGAAAGGCGTTGCGCGATGAGTTCGACAATATGCAGGCGCCACAACTCGGTGGCGCTGTTATTCCTCACGGCGATGGAAAAACTCCGATTCGTATGCGACGTGGATCTTCATTGGCCGACTTCGCCGACAAGATTGGTGCAGATCCAGCAGCGCTAGTTTCAGCACTCTTTCACTTAGGTGAAATGGTTACTGCGACGCAATCCGTCGATGCAGATACATTTGAAATTCTCGGCGTACAACTTGGTTATGTAATCCAGATTGTTAGTCCAGAGGATGAGGATCGTGAGCTTCTACAAGGCTTTGATATTGACTTAGCTGACGAGCTCGCAGAACTTGATCCAGAGATGCTTGTTGCGCGTCCACCCGTTGTCACTGTCATGGGTCACGTTGACCATGGTAAAACCTCGCTTCTGGATGCAATTCGAAAGAGTGAAGTTATGAAATCCGAAGCTGGTGGAATCACACAGCACATCGGCGCATATCAAATTCACCATGACCACAACGGCACTAATCGCGCGATTACATTTATCGATACACCAGGTCACGAGGCATTTACTGCGATGCGTGCACGTGGTGCCAAGGTAACTGACATCGCAGTGCTTGTAGTTGCTGCAGATGATGGAATTATGCCGCAGACAATTGAGGCATTAAACCATGCACAAGCCGCCGATGTTCCAATCGTTGTGGCCGTAAACAAGATGGATAAAGAAGGCGCTAACGCCGACAAAGTTCGCCAACAATTAACGGAATACAATTTAATCGCTGAAGAGTATGGTGGAGAGACAATCTTCGTTAACGTCTCGGCAAAATCTGGTCTAGGAGTCGATGCGTTAATAGAGTCAATTCTCTTGACAGCCGATGCAGCCATTGATCTTCGGGCAATTGCCGAAGATAGTGCGCGTGGTGTGGCCATCGAAGCCCACTTAGATCGTGGCCGAGGCCCCGTTACGACAGTGCTGGTTCAGCGCGGAACATTAAAGATTGGTGATGCAATCGTTGCCGGTGGTGCCTTTGGACGCGTGCGTGCAATGCTTGATGAGAACGGCGACAACGTTTTAACTGCCGGTCCGTCTCGCCCAGTTCAAGTCCTTGGATTTACATCAGTGCCAAGTGCAGGAGATACATTCTTAGTAGCCGATGAAGATCGCACTGCGCGACAAATCGCTGAAAAGCGCCAAGCGGCAGAGCGAAATGCTCAACTTGCAAAGGCGCGCAAGAAGGTATCTCTTGAAGACTTCATGGAGCAGTCCAAGGTTTCTACGCTTAACTTAATCCTCAAGGGTGACGTAAGCGGATCTGTTGAAGCTCTCGAAGAGGCGCTTATGGCCCTGGATGTTGGCGACGAAGTCGATCTTCGCGTTATTCACCGCGGTGTAGGTGCGATTACGAAGAGCGATATTACGTTGGCATCGGCATCGACCGCAGTTGTGATTGGCTTTAATGTTAAACCCGAACCTCAGACTGCAATTTTCGCCGATCAAGAGGGCGTTGAAGTTCGCTTCTACTCCGTTATTTATCAAGCAATCGATGATGTCGAACTCTCACTCAAGGGTCTGCTCAAGCCGATCTACGAGGAGTTCGTTGTGGGTAATGCTGAAGTTCGAGAGATCTTCAAATCCTCTAAGGCCGGAAACATTGCTGGATCGATCGTTAAAGATGGAATCATCAGGCGTAATGCCAAAGCGCGCATTCTGCGAGGTGACAAAGTACTTGTTGATGATCTGACTATCGATTCACTCAAGCGATTTAAAGATGATGCAACTGAAGTTAAAGAGGGCTTCGAGTGCGGAATTGGCCTTGGCAATATGAAGGAAATTGCCGTGGGAGACATGATTCAGGTATTTGAGATGCGCGAGAAAAAGAGGGTATAA